A single region of the Streptomyces sp. NBC_01381 genome encodes:
- a CDS encoding non-ribosomal peptide synthetase, with protein MSATLPLTTAQHGIWTGQQLAAPARYHVAAGFEVSGDLDPDLFDAAFRTVVAESEPLRTRLHVQEGQQPRQSAGTLPPWSVPRVDLSRERTPLAAAVEWMRADVARPFDLTGGPLFRTAFLRLSATRVCWYLGCHHLAIDGLGGALFARRLGDVYAALEGGTPPGPAPSVAIGTLLDTEHAYRASPDFAADRDFWRARLAGRPRPAAHRAAGPSGPSGGVAARGTARLPAAGFAALRPLAQRLGVRWPVLATAAGALLAHARSGSGDGEIVIGLPVACRTGETARTIAGTMSNTLSLRVEVRADRSAADMVRAIGAEMTEALAHQRYRQEDLHRDLGLTGSGQRIHDVAVNVMPFSFGRKFAGRPMTMHHIAVGPVDDLSVTVHPEAHRSGLRVDLYADSDQYGPAEAAAEARRYARLLGRLTAEPDRPVGEFDLLSAGERRRTVPRATVPDPRSDRRTLPELFESRAARTPHAAAVTHGPTTLSYGELNARANRLARSLVRRGAAPGRTVAVVLPRSADLIVALLAVTKTGAAYLPVDPEWPEERRALILADADPADTVNTDTFANHADTRADSADAAADLKDTDRAAPLTADHTAYVIYTSGSTGRPKGVLVPHRNLVSLLAATRTGFGFHSGDVWTMFHSSAFDFSVWEMWGALAHGGRLVVVPPDVARSPRDFLRLLADERVTVLNQTPSAFHALDRADAEDPRPGPKPALRRVIFGGEALHPDRLRDWQERYGDDGPALVNMYGITETTVHATRLDLTPRHSADPGSPIGTPLPGTRLYVLDHRLRPVPPGTAGELYVAGPGVATGYLNRPALTAERFVADPFGPPGSRLYRSGDRVRRRPDGDLEYLGRADDQLAVRGFRIEPAEVEAALLDQPGVTQAAVTARTDGAGTPRLLGYVVPDRAAAAEPAAPYLARIRTRLRETLPAHLVPARIVALDALPLTPNGKLDRAALPEPPDTAPSGPTAPATPAQRRVAALYGTVLGIAHAGPDDGFFDMGGDSISATRLVSAVRAELGVDIDVRDVFQHPTVAGLAARIAAAAPLVAGPAPLPGDPPDRLPLSFAQRRLWFLHTLTGPDSAYNVPLVLHLTGETDQEAMRAALADLTDRHATLRTVVREDQGIPYQHVLPPAKARPSLTVTRLPGVDGDGELSAALATAARHCFELETELPVRAELFHLAPGRQALLLLLHHIACDHASLEPLIADLATAYAARLRGAAPEWPPAPARHADFTLWQRGRLGTDEEPTPLAQRRRAHWTEALDGLPERIDLPADRHPGPDGDGPTDCGDTVDFRIPPVVHARIAALAAEEGSTLFMTVHTAVAALLTRLGAGTDVPVGTAVSERADARWDRLVGFLVNTVVLRSDTSGPVTFRELLRRVTRSDLAAFAHQDLPFDQVVKALAPHRAAGGQPLVQVMLTVTPALPETLRLPGLTATLGTAPTAAAKFELTFSLYEHRAADGTALGLDGRLEYRTALYDRATAQSIGNRLTRLLAHATAEPDTPVHLIDVLEEGERHRLLTTWGTTPASTVPATVPDRFAEQARRTPDAPALRTTDRTLSYAELDALSDGVAAQLSDRGATAGRPVAILMERSTDFVVAALAVLKCGAAYMPLDARAPAARQAGMTTAAGVRLLLVDDATAAAARAIEGARTFNVRALLDARDARPAPRSTRTPASLAYVIHTSGSTGTPKGVAISHADVVALASDSVWQSGGPPRTLMHSPHSFDASAMELWVPLLNGGDVTLAPPGELDLPTLARLVRGTGLSTLWLTSGLFQLVADEDPGCLRDLDAVWTGGDVVPPHAVRAVREHAPDTRVFNGYGPTEATTFATRHAVTDADLVLPRARSGVPIGRPMDGGRAYVLDPHLQPAPTGVTGELYLAGAGLARGYLNQPALTAERFVPDPHGGPGTRMYRSGDLARWLPGGTLAFVGRNDGQVKVRGHRVETEEVASALATHPDVRRAVVTVREDRPGRQRLTAYLVPADGRTLDTDAVQEHAARTLPDYMLPQAYVAMDRLPLTRHHKLDRAALPAPGRAAPRPGLPRTARERVLCDIVAELLDAPSTGIHDGFFDNGGDSITAIQLASRAHAAGLRISVRDVFRHSTVARLAEAAKAVAPDRAPTPDAADEGESTEALPLTPVMHWWLAQPGGDRASFSQHVTVRTPPGLTHEHVIASLQTLVDHHPALRLRLDVPGEPGRARLRTVPPGADSAAARGPADRVHRVDATADGHRLPELLADAVRAARARLDPATGAMVAAEFLDLGPDRPGRLVLAVHHLSVDGVSWRILLPDLAAAHRAVAAGRPAELPTAPTSFGGWAKYLTLQGETGARRDELPLWEDALTGTAPLTDPTRTATHRHSGSTVGSRTLTLPPERTRPLLTDVPAAFHCGVEPVLLTGLALALEEWRRRRGLTAAGQGLTVNVESHGRPDLPDRDLTRTVGWFTSMFPVRLEATGCTWTDVWTAGPRLGRALKRTKERLRAVPDRGIGYGVLRHLDPETTPGLARLPQPRISFNYLGRMAAHGTRDWHLTPDLTETAIAHGEADPRTEPGTEPDPAGPTTPGRAPHLVGLDALTLDGPHGPRLHATWTWDASALTDGETAELAELWFTALDALVIHARTAGSGGHTPSDLPLVPLTQQEVERLETAHPGLSDVLPLTPLQEGLLFHSLYAPHRPDTYQAQCVLHLRGDLDPAALRTAAAALLRRHPHLGAAFVHEDLARPVQAIPRPQSPPWRDVDLTRVHAARRDRVIARITDADLHERFDLDRPPLLRFTLFTLGPGEFRLALTHHHLILDGWSVSLLVGELLALHAQGGDPDALPPVTPYREHLAVLARSDRDAAREAWRAALDGVPDPVRPGAPPVAAPSAAPAGTARTETSVPLTESLRGLRTHGRTLNAAVQVAWALLLARRTGARDVVFATTVSGRQPELPGMESMIGLFINTVPVRLTVTASEPVMDLLTRFQREQSALLPHHHLGLGEIQRAAGRRDLFDTHVVFENYPIDRAGPAGTAAGLRLVRSEGRDATHYALALAAFADESRLTLRLSHRTDTVTRADAESAAGELALILAEMAADPYAPVAKLLRPEPHPGPLPKPSADQTRRP; from the coding sequence ATGAGCGCCACCCTGCCGCTCACCACCGCGCAGCACGGAATCTGGACCGGGCAACAGCTCGCCGCGCCTGCCCGGTACCACGTGGCGGCCGGGTTCGAGGTGTCGGGCGACCTCGACCCGGACCTCTTCGACGCGGCGTTCCGCACCGTCGTGGCCGAGTCTGAACCCCTCCGGACCCGGCTCCACGTCCAGGAAGGACAGCAGCCCCGCCAGAGCGCGGGCACGCTCCCACCGTGGAGCGTCCCCCGCGTGGACCTCAGCAGGGAGCGCACCCCCCTGGCTGCCGCCGTGGAGTGGATGCGGGCCGATGTGGCGCGCCCCTTCGACCTCACCGGGGGCCCGTTGTTCCGCACCGCGTTCCTCCGGCTCTCGGCCACCCGCGTCTGCTGGTACCTGGGCTGCCACCACCTGGCCATCGACGGCCTGGGCGGCGCCCTGTTCGCCCGCCGCCTGGGCGACGTCTACGCCGCACTGGAGGGCGGCACGCCTCCCGGGCCCGCCCCGAGCGTCGCCATCGGCACGCTGCTCGACACCGAACACGCCTACCGTGCCTCCCCGGACTTCGCCGCCGACCGCGACTTCTGGCGGGCCAGGCTCGCCGGCCGCCCGCGGCCCGCCGCGCACCGGGCCGCCGGCCCGTCCGGCCCGTCCGGCGGCGTCGCGGCCCGCGGCACCGCCCGTCTGCCCGCCGCGGGATTCGCCGCCCTGCGCCCCCTGGCACAGCGGCTCGGTGTGCGCTGGCCGGTGCTCGCGACGGCCGCCGGGGCCCTGCTGGCGCACGCCCGTTCGGGCAGCGGCGACGGGGAGATCGTCATCGGGCTGCCCGTGGCGTGCCGTACGGGAGAAACGGCCCGCACCATCGCGGGGACGATGTCCAACACCCTGTCCCTGAGAGTGGAGGTACGGGCCGACCGGTCCGCCGCCGACATGGTGCGCGCCATCGGTGCCGAGATGACCGAGGCCCTCGCCCACCAGCGCTACCGGCAGGAAGATCTCCACCGCGACCTGGGCCTTACCGGCAGCGGACAGCGGATCCACGACGTCGCGGTGAACGTCATGCCCTTCAGCTTCGGCCGGAAGTTCGCCGGACGTCCGATGACCATGCACCACATCGCCGTCGGTCCCGTCGACGACCTGTCCGTCACCGTGCACCCGGAGGCCCACAGGTCCGGCCTGCGGGTGGACCTCTACGCCGACTCCGATCAGTACGGCCCGGCGGAGGCCGCGGCCGAAGCACGCCGCTACGCCCGTCTGCTCGGCAGGCTCACCGCCGAACCGGACCGCCCCGTGGGCGAGTTCGACCTGCTGTCGGCGGGGGAGCGGCGCCGTACCGTGCCGCGCGCCACCGTCCCCGATCCCCGGTCCGACCGCCGTACCTTGCCCGAACTCTTCGAAAGCCGGGCCGCCCGCACCCCGCACGCCGCGGCCGTCACCCACGGCCCGACGACCCTGAGCTACGGCGAGCTCAACGCCCGCGCCAACCGCCTGGCCAGGTCGCTCGTCCGGCGCGGCGCCGCACCCGGCCGCACCGTCGCCGTTGTGCTGCCCCGGAGTGCCGACCTCATCGTCGCGCTCCTCGCCGTGACCAAGACGGGCGCCGCCTACCTGCCCGTGGACCCGGAGTGGCCCGAGGAGCGCAGGGCCCTGATCCTGGCCGACGCCGATCCCGCCGACACGGTGAACACCGACACGTTCGCGAACCACGCCGACACCCGCGCGGACTCCGCAGACGCGGCCGCCGACCTGAAGGACACCGACCGCGCCGCCCCCCTCACCGCCGACCACACCGCCTACGTCATCTACACGTCAGGCTCCACCGGCCGCCCCAAGGGCGTGCTCGTCCCGCACCGCAACCTTGTCTCGCTGCTCGCCGCCACCCGCACCGGGTTCGGCTTCCACAGCGGCGACGTGTGGACGATGTTCCACTCCAGCGCCTTCGACTTCTCCGTCTGGGAGATGTGGGGCGCCCTCGCGCACGGCGGACGTCTCGTCGTCGTCCCGCCGGACGTGGCCCGCTCGCCCCGGGACTTCCTGCGGCTGCTGGCCGACGAACGGGTCACGGTCCTGAACCAGACGCCTTCGGCTTTCCACGCGCTGGACCGGGCCGACGCCGAAGACCCCCGGCCCGGCCCGAAGCCGGCCCTACGCCGGGTGATCTTCGGGGGAGAGGCGCTGCACCCCGACCGGCTGCGCGACTGGCAGGAGCGGTACGGCGACGACGGCCCCGCCCTCGTCAACATGTACGGCATCACGGAGACCACGGTCCACGCGACCCGGCTCGACCTGACCCCCCGTCACAGCGCCGACCCTGGAAGCCCCATAGGCACCCCGCTGCCCGGCACCCGCCTCTATGTCCTCGACCACCGGCTGCGCCCGGTCCCGCCCGGCACCGCGGGAGAGCTCTACGTCGCGGGCCCCGGCGTCGCGACGGGCTACCTCAACCGCCCCGCCCTCACCGCCGAGCGCTTCGTCGCCGACCCGTTCGGCCCGCCCGGCAGCCGTCTTTACCGTTCGGGCGACCGCGTCCGCCGACGGCCCGACGGCGATCTGGAGTACCTGGGCCGCGCCGACGACCAACTCGCGGTACGGGGATTCCGCATCGAGCCCGCAGAGGTCGAAGCCGCACTCCTCGACCAACCCGGCGTGACACAGGCCGCCGTGACAGCCCGCACGGACGGCGCGGGCACGCCACGCCTGTTGGGGTACGTCGTACCCGACCGGGCCGCGGCCGCGGAGCCGGCCGCCCCGTACCTCGCCCGCATCCGCACGCGACTGCGCGAGACCCTGCCCGCGCACCTGGTGCCCGCCAGGATCGTCGCGCTGGACGCCCTGCCGCTCACCCCCAACGGCAAGCTGGACCGGGCCGCCCTCCCGGAACCGCCCGACACCGCGCCCAGCGGCCCCACCGCCCCTGCCACCCCCGCGCAGCGGCGCGTCGCCGCCCTCTACGGCACCGTGCTCGGCATCGCACACGCCGGGCCCGACGACGGCTTCTTCGACATGGGCGGCGACAGCATCAGCGCGACCCGCCTGGTCAGTGCGGTCCGGGCCGAACTGGGCGTGGACATCGACGTACGCGACGTATTCCAGCACCCCACCGTCGCGGGACTCGCGGCCCGTATCGCCGCGGCCGCACCTCTTGTCGCGGGCCCCGCCCCGCTCCCGGGCGATCCGCCCGATCGCCTCCCCCTCTCCTTCGCGCAGCGGCGCCTGTGGTTCCTGCACACCCTCACGGGACCCGACAGCGCCTACAACGTGCCCCTCGTGCTGCACCTGACGGGGGAGACCGACCAGGAGGCGATGAGGGCGGCGCTCGCCGATCTGACGGACCGTCATGCGACGCTGCGCACCGTCGTCCGCGAGGACCAAGGCATCCCCTACCAGCACGTCCTGCCCCCGGCCAAGGCCCGCCCCTCGCTCACCGTCACCCGCCTCCCAGGCGTGGACGGGGACGGCGAGCTGTCGGCCGCGCTCGCCACAGCCGCCCGCCACTGCTTCGAGCTCGAGACGGAACTCCCGGTGCGTGCCGAGCTGTTCCACCTCGCTCCGGGCCGCCAGGCCCTGCTCCTGCTGCTGCACCACATCGCCTGCGACCACGCCTCGCTCGAACCGCTCATCGCCGACCTCGCAACGGCCTATGCGGCCCGGCTGCGAGGCGCCGCGCCCGAGTGGCCGCCCGCTCCTGCCCGGCACGCGGACTTCACGCTCTGGCAGCGCGGACGCCTCGGCACCGACGAGGAACCCACCCCCCTCGCCCAACGCCGGCGCGCGCACTGGACGGAGGCGCTCGACGGACTCCCCGAGCGGATCGACCTGCCGGCCGACCGCCACCCCGGTCCGGACGGAGACGGCCCCACAGACTGCGGCGACACCGTGGACTTCCGTATTCCGCCCGTGGTGCACGCCCGTATCGCCGCGCTCGCCGCCGAGGAGGGATCGACGCTCTTCATGACGGTGCACACCGCCGTCGCGGCCCTCCTCACCCGGCTCGGCGCCGGCACCGATGTCCCGGTGGGCACGGCGGTCTCCGAGCGCGCCGACGCTCGCTGGGACCGCCTCGTCGGCTTCCTGGTCAACACGGTCGTGCTGCGCTCCGACACCTCGGGCCCGGTGACGTTCCGGGAGCTGCTGCGCCGTGTGACCCGGTCCGACCTCGCCGCCTTCGCCCATCAGGACCTGCCCTTCGACCAGGTCGTGAAGGCGCTCGCACCGCACCGCGCCGCCGGCGGGCAGCCCCTGGTCCAGGTGATGCTGACCGTCACTCCCGCCCTCCCCGAAACGCTCCGGCTGCCGGGCCTGACCGCCACCCTGGGCACGGCTCCCACGGCCGCCGCCAAGTTCGAGCTGACCTTCAGCCTGTACGAGCACCGCGCCGCCGACGGCACCGCCCTGGGCCTGGACGGACGGCTCGAATACCGCACGGCCCTCTATGACCGGGCCACCGCCCAGAGCATCGGGAACCGCCTGACCCGCCTGCTCGCCCACGCGACCGCCGAGCCCGACACCCCCGTACACCTCATCGACGTACTGGAGGAGGGGGAGCGGCACCGCCTGCTCACCACCTGGGGCACCACTCCGGCATCCACCGTCCCCGCCACCGTCCCGGACCGCTTCGCCGAACAGGCGCGGCGGACCCCGGACGCCCCCGCGCTCCGGACCACGGACCGGACCCTCAGCTATGCCGAACTCGATGCCCTGTCCGACGGGGTGGCAGCCCAACTGTCCGACCGCGGTGCCACGGCCGGCCGTCCCGTTGCGATCCTCATGGAGCGGAGCACGGACTTCGTCGTGGCGGCGCTCGCCGTGCTCAAGTGCGGTGCCGCGTACATGCCGCTGGACGCGAGGGCACCCGCCGCCCGGCAGGCCGGGATGACGACCGCGGCGGGAGTACGGCTCCTGCTCGTCGACGACGCGACGGCGGCGGCCGCGCGGGCCATCGAGGGCGCCAGGACGTTCAACGTACGCGCGCTCCTCGACGCCAGGGACGCGCGGCCCGCGCCACGGAGCACCCGGACCCCCGCCTCCCTCGCCTACGTCATCCACACCTCGGGATCGACCGGCACCCCCAAGGGCGTGGCGATCAGCCACGCGGACGTCGTCGCCCTCGCGAGCGACAGCGTCTGGCAGAGCGGTGGGCCGCCGCGCACCCTGATGCACTCACCGCACTCCTTCGACGCGTCGGCCATGGAGCTGTGGGTCCCCCTGCTCAACGGGGGCGACGTCACCCTCGCCCCACCCGGCGAGCTCGACCTGCCGACGCTCGCGCGCCTGGTGCGCGGCACCGGCCTCAGCACCCTCTGGCTCACCTCCGGGCTCTTCCAGCTCGTCGCCGACGAGGACCCCGGCTGTCTGCGCGACCTGGACGCCGTGTGGACCGGCGGCGACGTCGTGCCACCGCACGCCGTCCGCGCCGTCCGCGAACACGCCCCGGACACACGGGTGTTCAACGGCTACGGGCCGACCGAGGCCACCACGTTCGCGACCCGGCACGCCGTCACCGACGCCGACCTGGTCCTGCCACGGGCCCGGTCCGGAGTGCCGATCGGACGCCCCATGGACGGCGGCCGTGCCTATGTACTCGATCCGCATCTGCAGCCCGCCCCCACCGGCGTGACCGGAGAGCTCTACCTGGCGGGCGCCGGCCTGGCCCGGGGCTACCTCAACCAGCCCGCGCTCACCGCGGAGCGCTTCGTCCCCGACCCGCACGGCGGGCCGGGCACCCGCATGTACCGCAGCGGGGACCTCGCCCGCTGGCTTCCCGGCGGCACGCTCGCCTTCGTCGGCCGCAACGACGGCCAGGTGAAGGTGCGGGGCCACCGCGTCGAGACCGAGGAGGTCGCCTCGGCCCTCGCCACCCACCCCGACGTGCGCCGGGCCGTCGTCACCGTGCGGGAGGACCGGCCGGGCCGACAGAGGCTCACCGCCTACCTGGTTCCGGCGGACGGCCGCACCCTCGACACCGACGCCGTACAGGAACACGCCGCGCGCACCCTGCCGGATTACATGCTGCCGCAGGCGTACGTCGCCATGGACCGGCTCCCGCTGACCCGCCACCACAAGCTCGACCGGGCGGCGCTCCCCGCGCCGGGCCGAGCTGCTCCCCGCCCGGGACTCCCGCGCACCGCTCGCGAACGCGTGCTGTGCGACATCGTCGCGGAGCTGCTCGACGCCCCGTCGACCGGCATCCACGACGGCTTCTTCGACAACGGCGGCGACAGCATCACCGCGATCCAGCTGGCGAGCCGGGCCCATGCGGCGGGCCTGCGGATCAGCGTGCGGGACGTGTTCCGCCACTCCACCGTGGCACGTCTTGCCGAAGCGGCAAAAGCCGTCGCGCCGGACCGGGCCCCCACCCCCGACGCGGCGGACGAGGGCGAAAGCACGGAAGCGCTGCCCCTCACTCCGGTCATGCACTGGTGGCTGGCCCAACCCGGCGGCGACCGGGCGTCCTTCAGCCAGCACGTCACCGTGCGCACCCCGCCCGGCCTCACCCACGAGCACGTCATCGCCTCGCTCCAGACACTCGTCGACCACCACCCGGCCCTGCGGCTGCGCCTCGACGTCCCCGGGGAGCCGGGTCGAGCGAGGCTCAGGACAGTCCCACCGGGCGCGGACTCCGCCGCCGCGCGGGGCCCCGCCGACCGCGTCCACCGCGTCGACGCCACCGCAGACGGGCACCGCCTCCCCGAACTCCTCGCCGACGCCGTACGAGCGGCCAGGGCACGACTGGACCCCGCCACGGGCGCCATGGTCGCCGCGGAGTTCCTGGACCTCGGCCCCGACCGGCCCGGCCGACTCGTGCTCGCCGTGCACCACCTGTCGGTCGACGGCGTCTCCTGGCGCATCCTGCTGCCCGACCTGGCCGCGGCCCACCGAGCCGTGGCCGCAGGACGCCCGGCCGAACTGCCCACCGCACCGACCTCGTTCGGCGGCTGGGCCAAGTACCTCACCCTCCAGGGAGAGACGGGGGCCCGGCGCGACGAACTGCCGCTGTGGGAGGACGCCCTGACGGGCACGGCCCCGCTCACGGACCCCACCCGCACCGCCACTCACCGGCACTCCGGCAGCACGGTCGGAAGCCGCACGCTCACCCTGCCCCCGGAGCGCACCCGCCCCCTCCTGACGGACGTACCGGCCGCCTTCCACTGCGGCGTCGAGCCCGTCCTGCTCACCGGTCTCGCCCTCGCCCTCGAAGAGTGGCGCCGCCGCAGGGGTTTGACCGCCGCCGGCCAGGGGCTCACCGTAAATGTCGAGTCGCACGGGCGCCCCGACCTGCCCGACCGGGATCTCACACGCACCGTGGGCTGGTTCACCAGCATGTTCCCCGTTCGTCTGGAAGCCACCGGCTGCACATGGACCGACGTGTGGACGGCGGGCCCGCGCCTCGGCCGGGCACTCAAGCGCACCAAGGAACGGCTGCGGGCCGTCCCCGACCGGGGCATCGGCTACGGCGTGCTGCGCCACCTCGACCCGGAGACCACGCCCGGGCTCGCCCGCCTGCCTCAGCCCCGGATCAGCTTCAACTACCTGGGCAGGATGGCCGCGCACGGCACCCGGGACTGGCACCTGACCCCGGACCTCACCGAGACGGCCATAGCCCATGGCGAGGCCGATCCCCGTACGGAGCCCGGCACCGAGCCCGACCCGGCCGGGCCGACCACCCCCGGCCGCGCCCCGCACCTCGTCGGCCTCGACGCCCTCACCCTCGACGGCCCGCACGGGCCCCGTCTCCACGCCACCTGGACCTGGGACGCCTCGGCGCTCACCGACGGCGAGACGGCAGAACTGGCCGAGCTGTGGTTCACCGCACTCGACGCGCTGGTCATCCACGCCAGAACCGCTGGCTCCGGCGGCCACACCCCGTCGGACCTGCCCCTCGTACCCCTCACCCAACAGGAGGTCGAGAGGCTGGAGACGGCGCACCCCGGCCTGTCCGACGTACTGCCCCTGACCCCGCTCCAAGAAGGGCTGCTCTTCCACTCCTTGTACGCCCCGCACCGCCCGGACACCTACCAGGCGCAGTGTGTCCTGCATCTGCGGGGCGACCTGGACCCCGCCGCGCTGCGCACCGCGGCGGCCGCCCTCCTGCGGCGCCACCCCCACCTCGGGGCGGCGTTCGTCCACGAGGACCTGGCCCGCCCGGTCCAGGCCATACCGCGCCCGCAGTCACCGCCCTGGCGGGACGTCGACCTCACCCGGGTGCACGCCGCACGCCGTGACCGGGTGATCGCCCGGATCACCGACGCCGACCTGCACGAGCGCTTCGATCTCGACCGCCCTCCGCTGCTGCGGTTCACGCTGTTCACGCTGGGCCCCGGCGAGTTCCGCCTGGCCCTGACACACCATCACCTCATCCTGGACGGCTGGTCGGTGTCCCTGCTGGTCGGGGAGCTCCTCGCGCTCCATGCGCAAGGTGGCGACCCCGACGCGCTGCCCCCGGTCACGCCCTACCGCGAGCACCTGGCCGTGCTGGCCCGCAGCGACCGGGACGCGGCGCGCGAGGCATGGCGGGCCGCGCTCGACGGCGTACCCGATCCGGTCCGGCCCGGTGCCCCGCCCGTCGCCGCCCCTTCGGCGGCCCCGGCCGGCACCGCACGGACCGAGACGTCAGTGCCGCTCACGGAATCCCTCCGCGGGCTGAGGACGCACGGCCGCACGCTCAACGCGGCCGTCCAGGTTGCCTGGGCCTTGCTCCTGGCCCGGCGGACCGGAGCGCGGGACGTGGTGTTCGCCACGACCGTCTCGGGGCGCCAGCCCGAACTCCCGGGCATGGAGTCGATGATCGGCCTGTTCATCAACACCGTTCCGGTACGCCTGACCGTCACCGCGTCCGAACCGGTCATGGACCTCCTCACCCGCTTCCAGCGGGAGCAGTCCGCACTGCTGCCCCACCACCACCTGGGGCTCGGCGAGATCCAACGGGCCGCGGGGCGCAGGGACCTGTTCGACACCCATGTCGTCTTCGAGAACTACCCCATCGACCGGGCCGGTCCGGCGGGAACGGCTGCCGGCCTGCGTCTTGTGCGCAGCGAAGGCCGCGACGCCACGCACTACGCCCTGGCCCTGGCGGCGTTCGCCGACGAGTCCCGCCTGACGCTGCGCTTGTCCCACCGCACGGACACCGTGACCCGGGCCGACGCCGAGTCGGCTGCCGGTGAACTCGCCCTGATCCTGGCGGAGATGGCCGCCGACCCGTACGCCCCGGTGGCGAAGCTGCTGCGCCCCGAGCCGCACCCGGGACCGCTCCCCAAGCCGAGCGCCGACCAGACCCGTCGGCCGTGA
- a CDS encoding MbtH family protein encodes MTTNPFDDAEGVFHVLVNEDGQHSLWPSFSPVPAGWRAVLSDANRQSALAYVDEHWTDMRPRAARQ; translated from the coding sequence ATGACCACCAACCCCTTCGACGATGCCGAAGGCGTCTTCCATGTCCTGGTCAATGAGGACGGGCAGCACAGCCTGTGGCCCTCGTTCAGCCCGGTGCCCGCGGGCTGGCGGGCTGTGCTCAGCGACGCGAACCGGCAGTCGGCCCTCGCGTACGTCGACGAGCACTGGACGGACATGCGGCCGAGGGCGGCGCGCCAATAG
- a CDS encoding class I SAM-dependent methyltransferase — translation MTSSVQYGDAVASVYDSLISSAVDIGPSVERLRPYVAGSRVLEIGVGTGRIAIPVAAIAAEVVGVDNSDPMLSIFRAKGVPGNVTLVEADFRNELPVNGAFDAAYSTLGSLACVRSREELVGALSHVRDVLKPGGSLSFEYYAKQAYEPLLQQQSVTFPDTRGGGLVTVTATVDEGDLLTLGTRIEANEEIAENTVPAVEFSERVLLIGHEEVESCVAAAGFAVEGVDLGGGLGPYDWYTVRSTE, via the coding sequence ATGACCTCGAGTGTCCAGTACGGGGACGCGGTGGCGTCCGTGTATGACTCGCTGATCTCGTCGGCCGTGGACATCGGCCCGTCGGTGGAGCGGCTTCGGCCGTACGTCGCAGGTTCTCGGGTGCTCGAGATCGGTGTGGGCACCGGTCGTATCGCGATTCCCGTGGCAGCGATCGCCGCGGAGGTGGTCGGGGTCGACAACTCCGACCCGATGCTGAGCATTTTCCGCGCGAAGGGCGTTCCGGGGAACGTAACGCTGGTCGAGGCGGATTTCCGGAATGAGCTGCCGGTGAACGGGGCCTTCGACGCGGCCTATTCCACGCTGGGCTCGCTGGCCTGTGTGCGCTCGCGCGAGGAACTCGTGGGTGCTCTGTCCCACGTACGCGATGTACTGAAGCCGGGAGGTTCGCTCTCGTTCGAGTACTACGCCAAGCAGGCCTACGAGCCGCTTCTCCAGCAGCAGAGTGTGACGTTTCCCGACACGCGCGGGGGTGGTCTTGTCACCGTCACCGCCACGGTCGACGAGGGGGATCTCCTCACCCTGGGAACTCGCATCGAGGCGAACGAGGAGATCGCGGAGAACACAGTGCCGGCGGTGGAGTTCAGTGAGCGGGTTCTCCTCATCGGGCACGAAGAAGTCGAATCCTGTGTGGCCGCGGCCGGATTCGCGGTGGAGGGCGTGGATCTCGGCGGGGGCCTGGGCCCCTACGACTGGTACACGGTCCGCAGCACCGAATAG